The stretch of DNA GCGGCACGCATGCGGAACTGCTGGCGCATGGGGGGCTGTATGCGCGGCTGTGGGCGCATCAGACGGGAGGGTTCGTGGGGGTGGATTGACCCGCTTGTTTGCTCCCCTCTCCCGCTTGCGGGAGAGGGGCCGGGGGAGAGGGCAGGACTTCGGCAAGCATGAAAGCGCGTCACTTCGTGGACAAGCCGGCCCTCTCCCCCGCCCCTCTCCCATAAATGGGAGAGGGGAGCAAACACTGGCTCGGCGAAACTCAGTTGCCGCCGCCCGGCGCCTCCACCCGCACCGGCTCGATCCTCGGCTCCTTCAGCTTCGCCTCGATCGGCTTGCCCTTGCGCGCGCGCTTGCCCACGTACGGCAGCAGCGACTGCCCGGCCAGCTTCTGCGACGACGGTTTGCCGCCGCGGCCCGCGCCCGACAGCACCAGCCCGGGCGCGCCCACGGCCACCGCCTGCAGCAGCTTCTCCTTGGCTTCCAGCTCCATCAGGATCACACCGCGCCCGCCGGCGGACAGCACCTTCACTTCATCCAGCGCCACCAGCAGCAGGCGGCCGTTGCCGGACAGGCACGCCGCATGGGTGGCCTCGTCGCCGATCGGTGCAGGAGGCAGCGGGGCATCGCCGTCGTCCAGCGTCAGGAACGACTTGCCGCCCTTCTGCCGGCCGGTCATGTCGCCCACCGTGGTCTGGAAGCCGTTGCCGTTGGCCGTGGCAATCAGCACGCGCTGGCTGGCGCTGCCGGCAAAGGTGTGCGCCACCTGGCTGCCGGATTGCAGCTCGATCAGCGTGGTGATGGGCACCCCGTCGCCGCGCCCGCCCGGCAGGCTGGAGACCGGCACGGAATAGACGCGGCCATTGGTGCCGAACACCAGCAGCACGTCGACGGTGCGGCAGTCGAAGGTGTTGTAGAGCGCATCGCCCGCCTTGAAGGTGAACTGCTGCGGATCGTGGCCATGGCCCTGGCGCGTGCGCACCCAGCCCTTCTGCGACATCACCACCGTCACCGGCTCGTCGATCACGCGCACCTCGGCCGCGGCGCGGCGCTGTTCCTGGATCAGCGTACGGCGGGGGTCCTTGTCTTCCGGGCTGTATTGCTTGGCGTCGGTCTCGATCTCCTTGATGATGCGACGGCGCATCATGGTCTCGGACTTGAGCAGCACGTCCAGGTCGGCCTGCTCCTCGCGCAGCTCCTTCAGCTCCTTCTCGATGCGGATCGCTTCCAGGCGCGCCAGCTGGCGCAGCCGGATTTCCAGGATGTCCTCGGCCTGGCGGTCGCTCAGGCCGAAGGCCTCGATCAGCGCGGGCTTGGGCTCGTCGCTCTCGCGGATGATGCGGATCACCTCGTCGATATTGAGCAGCACCAGCATCCGGCCTTCGAGGATGTGGATGCGGTCCTCGACCTTGCCCAGGCGATGGCGCGTGCGGCGCGTGACGGTGTCGAAGCGGAACGCGATCCACTCGCCCAGGATCTCGCGCAGGCCCTTCTGGCGCGGACGGCCGTCGGTGCCGATCATCACCAGGTTGATCGGCGCGCCGGATTCCAGGCTGGTATGCGCCAGCAGCGTCTGGATGAACTCCTGCTGGTCGATGTTCTTGCTCTTGGGCTCGAACACCAGCCGCACCGGCGCGTCCTTGCCGGATTCATCGCGCACCGCGTCGAGCACCGCCAGCACGGTGGCCTTGAGCTGCTGCTGGTCCGGCGTCAGCGCCTTCTTGCCGGTCTTGATCTTGGGATTGGTGATTTCCTCGATCTCTTCCAGCACCTTCTGCGCCGAGGTATTCGGCGGCAGCTCGGTCACCACCAGCTGCCACTGGCCGCGCGCCATTTCCTCGATGGTCCAGCGCGCGCGCACCTTCAGGCTGCCGCGGCCGTTCTCGTAGATCTGCGCGATATCCGACGCGGGCGAGATGATCTGGCCGCCGCCGGGATAGTCCGGCCCGGGCATCAGCGCCAGCAACTCGGCCAGCGCGATGTTCGGGTTGCGGATCATCGCCACGGTCGCGGCGGCGACCTCGCGCAGGTTGTGCGGCGGGATCTCGGTCGCCATGCCCACCGCGATGCCCGAGGCACCGTTGAGCAGCACGAACGGCAGCCGCGCCGGCAGCAGCCTGGGCTCCTGCATCGAGCCGTCGTAGTTGGGGATGAAGTCGACCGTGCCTTCGTCGATCTCGTCGAGCAGCAGCCGCGAGATCGGCGTCAGGCGCGCTTCGGTGTAGCGCATCGCCGCGGCGCCGTCGCCGTCGCGCGAGCCGAAGTTGCCCTGGCCGTCGATCAGCGGATAGCGCAGCGAGAAGTCCTGCGCCAGCCGCACTAGCGCGTCATAGGCGGACTGGTCGCCGTGCGGGTGGAACTTGCCCAGCACGTCGCCGACCACGCGCGCGGACTTGACCGGCTTGGCGTCGGCGCGCAGCCCCATCTCGTGCATCGCGAACAGGATGCGCCGCTGCACCGGCTTCTGGCCGTCGGCCACCTCGGGCAGCGCGCGCCCCTTGACCACGCTGACGGCGTAGTCCAGGTAGGCGCGCTCGGCGTAGCGGGCCAGCGTCAGCGAATCGGCCGGCTCTTCAGGTTGAAACGTGATGTCTTGTTGTTCCATGGATAGGCAAGGATTCGGCGCGCCACGCGTTCGACCTCGACGGCCGGCGCACCGGTTGCTTGTGATTCTTGGGTGCCGCTCAGGGCATGGGCCGGCGCGCGCCGATCACCATCTTCACGCGCGGGCCGTCGTCGCCACCGGCGCTGGCACGCTTTAGCACCACGCCCTGCTGCGGCTGGTACAGCCTGTAGAACTGCAGCACGGTGCTGACATACTGCCGGGTCTCGGGATAGGGCGGGATACGGTTGTTGTAGCGCTGCACCGCGCCCTCGCCGGCGTTGTACGCCGCCAGCACCAGCTCGAGGTTGCCGGGGAACTGCTGCATCAGCCAGCTCAGGTAGCGCACCCCGGCGGTGATATTGGTGCGCGGGTCGGCCAGCTTCTGCTCGATGGTGCGGCGCGCATCGGCGCTGACGCCAAAGCGCGCGCCGGTGTCGGGAATCACCTGCATCAGGCCGATCGCGCCCTTGGGCGACACCGCCGCCGGGTTGAAGCCCGACTCCACCGCCATCACCGCCTTGACCAGCGCGGGATCGACATCCTGCTTGCCGGCGATCTGGTGGATCAGCGGCTCGACGGTCTTGATGTTGGGATGGTTGAGGACGTAGCGGTACAGCTTGTGCTGCTCGAAGTCGATGTCGCCGCGCGCCGCCTGCGCCTGCTTCGCCGCCAGGCGCCCGGTGTCGAGCCTGCCGCCGTCCTTCATGAACAGCTTGTAGCGCGCGTCGAGCTTCTGGTCGGCAAAGTGCGCCACGCCGTCGGCGTCGATAAAGCCCCACAGCTCGGCGTGCGCCGCCGGCACGCAGGCAAGCCCGGCCAGCGCCAGCAGCGTGGCTGCCAGGTTGCGCCTGAGTTTGCCGGAGGGTCTCATCGTCATCGTGTGTTCCTTCTGGTGAGCACCTTGCCAAAATCTACTGTCATTCCGCGTAGGCGGGAATCCAGCGTCTTCAAAGTCGCTGGGTCCCCGCTTCCGCGGGGACGACGTGCAAGCGAACTGGGCGATTATCTACCCAATCGCCGGCCGGCGCTCCCCAATCAGATATCGGCCTCGACCTCGTTGCCCTTCTCTTCCAGCCAGCTGCGGCGCTGGGCGGCCTCGCCCTTGCCCATCAGCATGTTCATCATCTCGACGGTTTGCGGCAGGTCGTATTCGCCCAGCATCACGGGCAGCAGGCGCCGCGTGTCGGGGTTCATGGTGGTTTCCCACAGCTGCTCGGCGCTCATCTCGCCCAGGCCCTTGAAGCGCGAGATCTGCCACGAGTTTTCCTTGACGCCGTCCTTGAGCAGCTTGTCCTGGATCGCCTCGAGCTCGCCTTCGTCCAGCGCGTACAGCTTCTGCGCCGGCTTCTTGCCGCGCGCCGGGGCATCGACGCGGAACAGCGGCGGGCGCGCCACATAGACGTTGCCGGTCTCGATCAGCTTGGGGAAATGCCGGAAGAACAGCGTCAGCAGCAGCACCTGGATATGCGCGCCGTCGACGTCGGCATCGGACAGTATGCAGATCTTGCCGTAGCGCAGGTTGGACAGGTCGGGCTCGTCATTGGCGCCGTGCGGGTCCACGCCGATCGCCACGGCGATGTCGTGCACCTCGTTGTTGGCAAACAGGCGGTCGCGCTCGGTCTCCCAGGTGTTGAGCACCTTGCCGCGCAGCGGCAGGATGGCCTGGAATTCCTTGTCGCGGCCCATCTTGGCCGAGCCGCCGGCGGAGTCGCCCTCGACCAGGAACAGTTCGTTGCGGGTCACGTCGGTGGACTCGCAGTCGGTCAGCTTGCCGGGCAGCACGGCCACGCCGGAGCCCTTCTTCTTCTCGACCTTCTGCGCCGCGCGCGTGCGCGCCTGGGCCTGGCGGATCACCAGCTCGGCCAGCTTCTTGCCGTACTCGACATGGTGGTTCAGCCACAGCTCCAGCGCCGGGCGGCTGAAGGTGGACACCAGCCGCACCGCGTCGCGGCTGTTCAGGCGCTCCTTGATCTGGCCCTGGAACTGCGGGTCCAGCACCTTGGCCGACAGCACGAACGAAGCGCGCGCGAACACGTCCTCGCTCATCAGCTTGACGCCCTTGGGCTGCAGCGCATGCATCTCGATAAAGCTCTTGACCGCCTGGAACAGCCCTTCGCGCAGGCCGGACTCATGCGTGCCGCCGGCCGGCGTGGGAATCAGGTTGACGTAGGACTCGCGCACCGGCGCGCCGTCCTCGGTCCAGGCCACCACCCACGACGCGCCCTCGCCGTCGGCAAAGCCTTCCTCGCCGGGATTGGCGTCGGGGTCGGCAAAGTGCTCGCCCTCGAACATCGGGATCACCAGCTCGGCGCCGCTGCCCTGCGCCAGCGCCTCCACCAGGTAGCCCTTCAGGCCCTGGTCGTACTGCCAGGTCTGGCGCTCGCCGGTCTTCTCGGTCACCAGCGTGACCTTGACGCCCGGCAGCAGCACGGCCTTGCTGCGCAGCAGGCGCTGCAGCTCGGCCAGCGGGATCGCGGCCGAATCGAAATACTTGGCGTCGGGCCACACCTGCACGCGCGTGCCGTTCTTCTTCTCGCCGCGTTCGAGCTTGCGCGAGGCCAGCGGCACCGTTACGTCGCCGCCCGAGAAGGTCAGCGTCGAGCACATGCCGTCGCGCCAAACGGTCACGTCCAGCTGCGTCGACAGGGCATTGGTCACCGACACGCCGACGCCGTGCAGGCCGCCGGAAAAGGCATAGGCGCCGCCCTTGCCCTTGTCGAACTTGCCGCCGGCGTGCAGCCGGGTAAAGACGATCTCGACCACCGGCACGCCCTCTTCCGGGTGAATGCCCACCGGGATGCCGCGGCCGTCGTCTTCCACGCTGAGGCTGCCGTCGCGATGCAGGGTCACCAGGATCTCGGAGCCGTGGCCGCCGAGGGCCTCGTCCGAGGCATTGTCGATCACCTCCTGCACGATATGCAGGGGGTTGTCGGTCCGGGTGTACATGCCCGGGCGCTGCTTGACCGGCTCCAGGCCTTTCAGGACCCGGATGGAGGATTCGCTGTACTGACTGGTTTTGCTCGCCATGGAGTCGCTACGAAAGTGATGGTCCCGGCTGCCGCGAGGCGCACAACTGTGCACGCGCCAGGGCACCGGGCACTGCATTGTAATGGAAGCGCGCGACGCCAATCCCGCAGAAAAAAGCCAACGCCCGCACCGGCTCCGGCTTGCCGGGCGCCGCCGGCAGTTTTTGCCGGAGCGCCGCGTCTGCGGGCTGCGCCGTACGCGTTTTCCCGAGGCAGAGTAAACTCCCCACCACCCGGCCCCGGCAAGCCTGATTGCCGTTCCGGCGCGGTAAAACAACAAGCACAGACAATCCTGTCGGCGCCGCTTCACCCGGCGCGGCCGCCGCACACCGAGCCAAGACATGCAGAACCGACAACTCTCCCTGACCACCGTGCTTGTGTGCGGTGGCCTGCTGGTCACGCTTTCGATGGGCATCCGGCACGGCTTCGGCCTGTTCAACCTGCCGATCACCCAGGCCCACGGCTGGAACCGCGAGACCTTTGCCTTTGCGCTGGCGCTGCAGAACCTGATGTGGGGCGCCAGCCAGCCCTTCGCCGGGGCCCTGGCCGAC from Cupriavidus taiwanensis encodes:
- the parC gene encoding DNA topoisomerase IV subunit A; amino-acid sequence: MEQQDITFQPEEPADSLTLARYAERAYLDYAVSVVKGRALPEVADGQKPVQRRILFAMHEMGLRADAKPVKSARVVGDVLGKFHPHGDQSAYDALVRLAQDFSLRYPLIDGQGNFGSRDGDGAAAMRYTEARLTPISRLLLDEIDEGTVDFIPNYDGSMQEPRLLPARLPFVLLNGASGIAVGMATEIPPHNLREVAAATVAMIRNPNIALAELLALMPGPDYPGGGQIISPASDIAQIYENGRGSLKVRARWTIEEMARGQWQLVVTELPPNTSAQKVLEEIEEITNPKIKTGKKALTPDQQQLKATVLAVLDAVRDESGKDAPVRLVFEPKSKNIDQQEFIQTLLAHTSLESGAPINLVMIGTDGRPRQKGLREILGEWIAFRFDTVTRRTRHRLGKVEDRIHILEGRMLVLLNIDEVIRIIRESDEPKPALIEAFGLSDRQAEDILEIRLRQLARLEAIRIEKELKELREEQADLDVLLKSETMMRRRIIKEIETDAKQYSPEDKDPRRTLIQEQRRAAAEVRVIDEPVTVVMSQKGWVRTRQGHGHDPQQFTFKAGDALYNTFDCRTVDVLLVFGTNGRVYSVPVSSLPGGRGDGVPITTLIELQSGSQVAHTFAGSASQRVLIATANGNGFQTTVGDMTGRQKGGKSFLTLDDGDAPLPPAPIGDEATHAACLSGNGRLLLVALDEVKVLSAGGRGVILMELEAKEKLLQAVAVGAPGLVLSGAGRGGKPSSQKLAGQSLLPYVGKRARKGKPIEAKLKEPRIEPVRVEAPGGGN
- a CDS encoding lytic transglycosylase domain-containing protein, with product MTMRPSGKLRRNLAATLLALAGLACVPAAHAELWGFIDADGVAHFADQKLDARYKLFMKDGGRLDTGRLAAKQAQAARGDIDFEQHKLYRYVLNHPNIKTVEPLIHQIAGKQDVDPALVKAVMAVESGFNPAAVSPKGAIGLMQVIPDTGARFGVSADARRTIEQKLADPRTNITAGVRYLSWLMQQFPGNLELVLAAYNAGEGAVQRYNNRIPPYPETRQYVSTVLQFYRLYQPQQGVVLKRASAGGDDGPRVKMVIGARRPMP
- a CDS encoding DNA topoisomerase IV subunit B codes for the protein MASKTSQYSESSIRVLKGLEPVKQRPGMYTRTDNPLHIVQEVIDNASDEALGGHGSEILVTLHRDGSLSVEDDGRGIPVGIHPEEGVPVVEIVFTRLHAGGKFDKGKGGAYAFSGGLHGVGVSVTNALSTQLDVTVWRDGMCSTLTFSGGDVTVPLASRKLERGEKKNGTRVQVWPDAKYFDSAAIPLAELQRLLRSKAVLLPGVKVTLVTEKTGERQTWQYDQGLKGYLVEALAQGSGAELVIPMFEGEHFADPDANPGEEGFADGEGASWVVAWTEDGAPVRESYVNLIPTPAGGTHESGLREGLFQAVKSFIEMHALQPKGVKLMSEDVFARASFVLSAKVLDPQFQGQIKERLNSRDAVRLVSTFSRPALELWLNHHVEYGKKLAELVIRQAQARTRAAQKVEKKKGSGVAVLPGKLTDCESTDVTRNELFLVEGDSAGGSAKMGRDKEFQAILPLRGKVLNTWETERDRLFANNEVHDIAVAIGVDPHGANDEPDLSNLRYGKICILSDADVDGAHIQVLLLTLFFRHFPKLIETGNVYVARPPLFRVDAPARGKKPAQKLYALDEGELEAIQDKLLKDGVKENSWQISRFKGLGEMSAEQLWETTMNPDTRRLLPVMLGEYDLPQTVEMMNMLMGKGEAAQRRSWLEEKGNEVEADI